A region from the Hydra vulgaris chromosome 08, alternate assembly HydraT2T_AEP genome encodes:
- the LOC136082923 gene encoding E3 SUMO-protein ligase ZBED1-like, translated as MSPRKNKIWRYFQKTSDGAECKACKKSLKTKDGNTSRLHRHLKKKHSQDYVEYFEKTDDSLLPPPKKKRRTMVEMLETKSKYDKDNSIQKPFGSAMLDYFCTDLASFSAVEGRGFKKLFDIANPKLSLYHRTTYSRKLSILSREVQAGMKSIITEITPNLKSAAFTSDLWTSRDLDSYISWTFHAIDENWRLHHWTPHVQHFPGRHTGILIEGKLDSFLEELNLPADLPMYCVNDQARNMKLAVKLSKRLGQYLCNNHILQCAVRDSFGMTAGMDDALQTCKDLASLTHQSTVAAELLESESDA; from the coding sequence ATGTCaccaagaaaaaacaaaatctggagatattttcaaaaaacaagtgACGGTGCTGAATGCAAGGCGTGCAAAAAGTCTTTGAAAACAAAAGATGGAAACACAAGCAGACTTCATCGTCacctcaaaaaaaaacacagccAAGATTATGTtgagtattttgaaaaaactgacGACTCTCTTCTTCCTCCCCCTAAGAAGAAACGACGAACCATGGTCGAAATGCTTGAAACAAAGTCCAAATATGACAAAGACAATTCCATTCAAAAACCGTTTGGCTCTGCAATGCTGGATTACTTTTGCACTGATCTGGCATCTTTTTCAGCAGTCGAAGGAAGAGGTTTCAAGAAATTGTTTGACATTGCAAACCCTAAACTGAGCCTTTATCACAGAACAACTTATTCAAGAAAGCTTTCAATTCTGTCAAGAGAAGTTCAAGCTGGAATGAAGAGCATAATAACGGAGATTACGCCAAATCTAAAAAGTGCTGCATTTACTTCTGACCTTTGGACTTCTAGAGATCTGGACAGCTATATCTCTTGGACCTTTCATGCTATTGATGAAAATTGGAGGCTACATCACTGGACACCCCATGTCCAACATTTCCCAGGCAGACACACAGGTATCTTAATTGAAGGAAAGCTAGATTCTTTCTTAGAAGAACTAAATTTGCCTGCTGATTTGCCAATGTACTGCGTGAACGACCAGGCAAGAAACATGAAACTTGCAGTCAAATTGTCAAAGCGCCTTGGCCAATACTTGTGCAACAATCATATTTTGCAATGTGCAGTTCGAGACTCATTTGGAATGACTGCTGGAATGGATGATGCGTTGCAAACATGCAAAGATTTAGCTTCTTTAACTCACCAGTCAACAGTTGCAGCTGAGTTGCTTGAATCAGAATCAGACGCTTAA